The Pseudomonas fragi DNA window CCCGCTTGCCCGGCGCGCGCCAGGCAGGCGGTAAACATCTCGCGCAGGGCGGGCTCTGAATAAAATGCACTATCACTGGTTTTCATGAGTCATCCCTCCGGGACCCCGAACAATGCCCGACACGCTATCGCAAGCCCGCGCCGCCAAGGCACTACATAGATATGCAGGTACAAACGGTGGATCAAACCGATGTGCCGGCCCGGGGCTTGAAATAGCCGAAGCGGGTGAGCGCCTGTGCCTGATTGAACATCACCTGCGGGCTGAGGTACTCGCGGATCTTGCGTCCACAGGCACTACCCGGCTACCACCCGTAAAGATCGACTCTGGTGCAGGGCAAGGCGCGTTATCATGCTCACCTGTCTCCGCAGGGCGTTCGCCCGGCAGCGGGGGAACAACCTGGCGTTTATCAAGAGGATCGGCATGTCGCCCTGGCTAACAGTTGTGGGAATAGGTGAGGACGGCTTTGCCGGGCTGGGCAAGAATGCGCGCCGCGCCTTGTTGGGCGCGAGCCGGGTGATTGGCAGCCAGCGCCAGCTCGACCTGCTGCCCGCCTGCATCCGCGCCGAGCGCCAGACCTGGCCCAGGCCGTTTGCCCTGGCGCCGGTGCTGGCCGAGGGCAACACGCCGACCTGCGTACTGGCCAGCGGCGACCCCATGCTGTTTGGCGTCGGCGCCAGCCTGGCGCGGGTAGTGGCGCGAGAAGACATGCAGGTACTGCCGGCGCCTTCGTCGTTTTCCCTGGCGGCTGCGCGGATGGGCTGGCCCCTGCAGGACGTGGTCACGCTGTCGGTGGTGGCACGCCCCGTCGCCGCGCTCAATGCCCACCTGCACAGCGGCGTACGCCTACTGGTGCTGAGCAACGATGCCAGCAGCCCGGCCATCATCGCCCGACTGTTGCGCGAACAGGGCTTTGGCCCCAGCCGCCTGACGGTGCTGGAGCATCTCGGCGGCCCGGCGGAGCGGCGGGTGGAGGCCAGCGCCAGCGACTGGAAGGACCCGCCCGTCGCCGCCCTCAACCTGATCGCCATCGACTGCCTGGCCGACGCCAGTGCACGGCCGCTGTCACGCATTGGCGGCCTGCCCGACAGCGCGTTCGAGCATGACGGCCAGTTGACCAAACGCGATGTGCGCGCCGTCACCCTCGCCCGCCTCGCCCCCTTGCCCGGCCAGTTGCTTTGGGACGTGGGCGCGGGCAGCGGCTCGATCGGCATCGAGTGGATGCGCACCTGGCCCAGTTGCCGCACATTGGCGATTGAAGCCGATGAAGGGCGCCAGCAACTGATCGAACGCAACCGCGATGCCCTGGGCGTGCCCGGCCTGCAACTGATTCGCGGCAAGGCGCCACAAGCCCTTGCCGGGCTGGAGCGCCCGGATGCGATTTTTATCGGCGGCGGCGTCACCCGCGAAGGCGTGCTCGACACCTGCTGGCAACAGCTCAAGCCCGGCGGGCGGCTGGTGGCCAATGCCGTCACCCTGCAAAGCGAAATGCTGCTGATGAGCTGGCGCGAACGCCACGGCGGCGAGCTGACCCGCATCCATATCGCCCAGGCCCAGCCCCTGGGTGAATTCGACACCTGGCGCCAGGCGTTGCCCATTACCCTTCTGGACGTGACCAAGCCCCTCGATGCGTGACGAAACCGCCGAACAACCCGCCCCCCTGCGCAGCGGCCTGACCACCGGCAGCTGCGCCACCGCCACCAGCCTGGCGGCTGCGCGCCTGCTGCTGGGCGGCGTGTTTAACGACGCAGTGCAAATCACCTTGCCCAAGGGCAAGCAGGTGCAGATGCGCCTGGAGTTCTGCCGCCTGTGGCAAGACGGTGCCGAAGCGGGCACGATCAAGGACGCCGGCGACGACCCCGACGTGACCCACGGTGCGCTCCTCTACTCACGGGTACGCCTGCGGGCCGAGCCGGGCATTTGCTTTGTCGCCGGGCAAGGCGTCGGCACCGTGACCCGCCCGGGGCTGGTGCTGAACGTGGGCGAACCGGCAATCAACCCGGTGCCGCGCAAGATGATCACTGACCACTTGCAGCAACTGGCAACCGAACTGGGTT harbors:
- a CDS encoding bifunctional cobalt-precorrin-7 (C(5))-methyltransferase/cobalt-precorrin-6B (C(15))-methyltransferase, which gives rise to MSPWLTVVGIGEDGFAGLGKNARRALLGASRVIGSQRQLDLLPACIRAERQTWPRPFALAPVLAEGNTPTCVLASGDPMLFGVGASLARVVAREDMQVLPAPSSFSLAAARMGWPLQDVVTLSVVARPVAALNAHLHSGVRLLVLSNDASSPAIIARLLREQGFGPSRLTVLEHLGGPAERRVEASASDWKDPPVAALNLIAIDCLADASARPLSRIGGLPDSAFEHDGQLTKRDVRAVTLARLAPLPGQLLWDVGAGSGSIGIEWMRTWPSCRTLAIEADEGRQQLIERNRDALGVPGLQLIRGKAPQALAGLERPDAIFIGGGVTREGVLDTCWQQLKPGGRLVANAVTLQSEMLLMSWRERHGGELTRIHIAQAQPLGEFDTWRQALPITLLDVTKPLDA